One genomic segment of Vibrio fluvialis includes these proteins:
- a CDS encoding NAD(P)H-dependent flavin oxidoreductase has translation MYKGKITELLGSELPIIQAPMAGVQDSALAIAVCEAGGLGSLPCGMLSADKIVAEIEAIQAATDKPFNLNFFCHEMPEQDARQQQIWRDTLRPYFNELGSEPENHSGGASRLPFSHEIADAIEHYQPRVISFHFGLPKPDLLARVKSWGCAVISSATTLQEALWLEVHGADAIIAQGAEAGGHRGMFLTNDVTTQLGTFALVPQIAHNVRIPVIAAGGIADSRGIKAAMTLGAEAVQLGTAYMLCSEAKTSPLHRSAISCIRAEHTALTNVFSGRPARGIVNRAMRDLNYLSSLAPQFPYASAEMSALRTLAEQQGRDDFTPLWCGQNTSGCVAISAAELTLLLATESGMLPIR, from the coding sequence ATGTACAAAGGTAAGATCACTGAATTGCTCGGCAGCGAACTGCCGATAATCCAAGCCCCGATGGCAGGTGTGCAAGACAGCGCGTTAGCCATCGCGGTGTGTGAAGCCGGTGGCTTAGGTTCACTGCCGTGCGGAATGTTAAGCGCGGACAAGATTGTTGCCGAAATCGAGGCGATTCAGGCTGCGACAGACAAACCGTTCAACCTCAATTTCTTCTGCCATGAAATGCCTGAGCAGGATGCGCGGCAGCAGCAAATCTGGCGTGATACCCTGCGCCCCTATTTTAACGAGCTCGGCAGCGAACCTGAAAACCATAGCGGCGGCGCCAGCCGACTGCCATTTAGCCATGAAATTGCTGACGCGATTGAACACTACCAGCCACGCGTGATCAGTTTTCACTTCGGATTACCGAAACCGGATCTGTTGGCGCGAGTAAAATCCTGGGGGTGCGCGGTGATCTCTTCAGCCACCACTTTACAGGAAGCGCTATGGTTAGAAGTCCACGGTGCCGACGCCATCATTGCGCAGGGCGCGGAAGCGGGTGGACATCGGGGTATGTTCCTGACGAACGATGTGACCACGCAACTCGGTACATTCGCGCTGGTACCACAAATCGCCCACAATGTGCGTATTCCCGTGATTGCTGCTGGCGGCATCGCCGATAGCCGTGGTATTAAAGCCGCCATGACACTGGGCGCCGAAGCCGTGCAACTGGGCACAGCCTATATGCTGTGTAGCGAAGCCAAAACCTCCCCCTTGCACCGCAGCGCCATTTCGTGCATTCGCGCCGAGCACACCGCCTTAACCAATGTGTTCTCCGGCCGACCAGCGCGCGGTATCGTTAACCGCGCCATGCGCGATCTGAACTATCTTTCTTCACTCGCACCGCAGTTTCCGTATGCGTCAGCCGAGATGTCCGCACTGCGCACGTTAGCCGAACAGCAAGGCCGTGACGATTTCACTCCGCTCTGGTGCGGGCAAAACACATCGGGCTGCGTGGCTATCTCCGCCGCCGAACTGACCTTGTTGCTGGCCACAGAAAGCGGCATGTTGCCTATTCGCTAG
- a CDS encoding LysE family translocator, with product MEHHTLLLFTIACLSINLIPGPDVIYIVSNTMKGKMAAGMKAALGLGVGYVGHTLAACLGLSALILSSAMAFTVVKWLGAAYLVYLGIKSLLAMWRGGSQLSLDHQAKAPQNIFMQGVIVSVLNPKVALFFLSFLPQFIDLSAGSASMQLFTFGLVFSVLATLCNVLYATAGSWLLGSPKASRYSRALEGVSGVLLIGLAGKIAVSDR from the coding sequence ATGGAACACCACACGTTACTGCTGTTTACGATCGCCTGTCTGTCGATCAATTTGATCCCAGGCCCCGATGTGATTTATATCGTCTCTAACACCATGAAAGGGAAAATGGCCGCGGGTATGAAAGCGGCGCTCGGGCTCGGTGTGGGTTATGTGGGTCACACGTTGGCTGCTTGTTTGGGCTTGTCGGCGCTGATTCTCAGCTCAGCAATGGCGTTTACTGTCGTCAAATGGCTTGGGGCGGCGTATCTGGTCTATCTCGGCATAAAATCTCTGTTGGCGATGTGGCGTGGCGGCAGCCAGCTCAGCCTCGACCATCAAGCGAAAGCGCCGCAAAATATCTTTATGCAAGGCGTTATTGTCAGCGTACTCAACCCGAAAGTAGCGCTGTTCTTTTTGTCCTTTCTTCCGCAATTTATCGACCTGTCGGCAGGCTCCGCGAGCATGCAACTGTTTACTTTCGGCTTAGTCTTCAGTGTGCTGGCGACGCTGTGCAATGTGCTCTACGCCACGGCTGGCAGTTGGTTGCTGGGTAGCCCAAAAGCAAGCCGTTATTCACGAGCCCTGGAAGGCGTATCGGGCGTACTGCTGATTGGTCTGGCGGGCAAAATTGCCGTCAGCGACCGTTAA
- a CDS encoding DEAD/DEAH box helicase, translating into MPFSTLSLSSELIHALPKDVRKPTDIQALVIPELLAGKDVLALAHTGSGKTLAYALPLLEKLTANPQQKALILVPTRELAIQVSEAINQVGQALEINAVCLCGGVDKAQQQQSLATNPHILVATTGRLVDLANNGLDLSHIHTLVLDEADRLLDMGFWPDVQNIAMQTANQRQTAMFSATFSDALKEKAKQLMRAPKQVAAHQENSTNQDITETLFLVNKGSKTKALIELVQQNAWTQVLVFIGAKENADGLAKKLNKAGVSTTALHGNKSQDEREEALAQFKSGQVNVLIATDLLARGIHIEQLPVVINFELPMHAETYVHRVGRTARAGEQGVAMSLVCHGEMDALNAIRHLTQRALPVQDLAGFPVTDKPSTGESKRAPRDKKANRRTNNKSSIKQFQGKVKRQAPKSK; encoded by the coding sequence ATGCCATTTTCTACTCTCTCATTGAGTTCTGAGCTAATTCACGCACTGCCAAAAGACGTCAGGAAGCCGACCGATATTCAAGCGTTAGTTATTCCAGAGTTATTAGCTGGCAAAGACGTGTTGGCATTGGCGCATACCGGCAGCGGCAAAACGCTCGCTTATGCTTTGCCGTTGTTAGAAAAGCTCACCGCAAATCCTCAGCAAAAAGCGCTGATTCTTGTGCCAACGCGTGAGCTGGCAATCCAAGTGAGTGAAGCGATCAACCAAGTTGGTCAAGCGCTTGAAATCAACGCGGTGTGTTTGTGTGGCGGCGTTGATAAAGCGCAACAGCAGCAGTCGCTCGCGACAAATCCTCATATTCTTGTCGCGACGACCGGTCGTTTGGTTGATCTGGCGAATAACGGCTTGGATTTGAGCCATATTCATACCCTCGTATTGGATGAAGCTGACCGTTTGCTAGACATGGGCTTTTGGCCGGATGTACAAAACATCGCGATGCAAACCGCCAATCAGCGCCAAACTGCAATGTTCTCAGCGACCTTCTCTGATGCGTTGAAGGAAAAAGCGAAGCAGTTGATGCGCGCACCCAAACAGGTGGCTGCGCATCAAGAAAACAGCACCAATCAAGACATCACTGAAACGCTGTTTTTAGTCAATAAAGGCAGTAAAACCAAAGCGTTGATTGAACTTGTCCAACAAAATGCTTGGACGCAGGTGTTGGTCTTTATCGGTGCGAAAGAGAACGCCGATGGCTTAGCGAAGAAGCTCAATAAAGCGGGTGTGTCGACCACTGCGCTGCATGGTAATAAGAGTCAAGATGAGCGAGAAGAAGCGCTGGCTCAGTTTAAATCAGGTCAGGTCAACGTACTGATCGCCACGGATCTGTTAGCGCGTGGCATTCACATTGAACAGCTGCCGGTCGTGATCAACTTTGAACTGCCCATGCATGCCGAAACATACGTTCACCGAGTGGGGCGCACCGCCCGCGCAGGCGAGCAAGGTGTGGCGATGTCGTTGGTCTGTCATGGTGAAATGGACGCACTGAACGCGATTCGTCACCTCACTCAACGTGCATTACCAGTGCAAGATTTGGCAGGCTTTCCTGTGACGGACAAACCGTCAACAGGTGAGAGTAAACGCGCGCCACGTGATAAAAAGGCCAACCGTCGCACCAACAATAAGAGCAGTATTAAACAGTTTCAGGGTAAGGTGAAACGCCAAGCTCCGAAAAGCAAATAA
- a CDS encoding response regulator, whose protein sequence is MTLQLLLAEDDPQLREVLIEALTLESFAVTACDNAEDALDIAAKQPFDLALFDVVMGGMTGIDALTTLRRLQPNIGIIITTAFATVDIAVDAMKKGADEFLTKPFNLAALSVTLKRVHAEHAPKADIAESEHDQIFSALSNPIRRTVVKQLKLHRKVKFMDLCRMVGIEDHTKFNFHLRQLVNSGLVSKEEGRVYSLTAQGMQIYASLLK, encoded by the coding sequence ATGACGTTACAACTGTTACTCGCAGAAGACGATCCGCAGCTTCGCGAAGTGCTCATCGAAGCGCTGACTTTAGAATCTTTCGCGGTCACCGCCTGTGACAACGCGGAAGACGCCCTCGACATCGCCGCCAAGCAGCCGTTTGACCTGGCCCTATTCGATGTCGTGATGGGCGGGATGACGGGCATTGATGCCCTGACGACTCTGCGTCGCCTGCAACCGAACATCGGCATCATCATCACAACTGCATTTGCGACGGTGGATATTGCCGTCGATGCAATGAAGAAAGGCGCCGATGAATTTCTGACTAAGCCATTTAATCTCGCGGCTTTATCGGTCACTCTGAAGCGCGTCCATGCAGAGCACGCACCAAAAGCGGATATTGCCGAAAGCGAGCATGATCAGATCTTCAGTGCCCTGTCGAATCCGATTCGTCGCACGGTGGTTAAACAGCTCAAGCTGCACCGCAAAGTGAAGTTCATGGATTTGTGCCGTATGGTCGGAATTGAAGACCACACCAAATTCAATTTCCATCTGCGCCAACTGGTCAACAGTGGCTTGGTATCGAAAGAAGAAGGTCGGGTGTATTCGCTTACCGCACAAGGCATGCAGATCTACGCCAGCCTGCTGAAATAA
- a CDS encoding sensor histidine kinase yields the protein MDMLIIFKLYLLSGLAFFAASFAIFSRNLKNSSIRIAKVLPIFALFGLVHAFHIWTELYFDLYQHEFILTRGIDAFRVFKLGLSFLPLAYFAWRMLPLSMWSQRHIALIKKAIILLLFLLVASIYWLYTHYSFPVFIHYASNHIRWVFGLGFSTLAGLATYSYADRVEFEGFGSSRAFKLLGIALIGYAFSAGFLTDDAAQRVQVIRLLCAYGILLSLWNAMRVFDREHDQQLQSALQLSLQDAKLRELGELTSAIAHEIKTPISSAMMSCDLLENQLSHDSNHKRQIDRIRYGLSRAAEISQEVLNYAHHKPIDRQPVMLAEVIDQALSLNHYRLEGFDLLVNVDRQLKIFGDAGLLEEVFSNLIGNSVDASQTHKSLRIQGFQNKLNAILTFTDCGGGMPESLLSKATQPFFTTKPKGEGTGMGLALCKQIITQHNGELLLYNHDNGLTVEVRIPRKMQ from the coding sequence ATGGACATGCTCATCATCTTCAAACTTTACCTGCTTTCCGGTCTGGCTTTTTTCGCCGCCTCCTTTGCCATATTCTCGCGAAACCTCAAAAACAGCAGCATTCGAATCGCCAAAGTCCTGCCGATTTTTGCGCTGTTTGGCCTTGTCCACGCTTTTCATATTTGGACCGAACTCTACTTCGATCTCTACCAACACGAATTCATTCTGACCCGCGGCATCGACGCGTTTCGCGTGTTCAAACTGGGGCTGTCGTTTTTACCACTTGCCTATTTCGCCTGGCGAATGCTACCGCTGAGCATGTGGTCGCAGCGGCATATCGCATTGATTAAAAAGGCGATCATCCTGCTGTTGTTTCTTCTTGTGGCCAGCATTTACTGGCTCTACACCCACTACTCGTTCCCCGTGTTTATCCATTACGCCAGCAACCATATTCGCTGGGTATTCGGCTTAGGGTTCAGTACGTTGGCAGGCCTGGCGACATACAGTTACGCCGACCGCGTTGAGTTTGAAGGCTTTGGTTCGTCACGCGCATTCAAACTGCTGGGCATTGCGCTGATTGGTTATGCGTTCAGCGCAGGTTTTCTGACCGACGATGCCGCGCAGCGGGTGCAAGTGATTCGTCTGCTGTGTGCTTACGGCATTCTGCTCAGCCTGTGGAATGCGATGCGCGTATTTGACCGTGAACACGACCAACAATTGCAATCGGCACTGCAACTCTCCTTGCAAGACGCCAAACTCCGCGAATTGGGTGAACTGACTTCCGCCATCGCTCACGAAATCAAAACGCCCATCAGCAGTGCGATGATGAGCTGCGATTTACTGGAAAATCAGCTCTCGCACGACAGCAATCACAAGCGCCAAATCGACCGTATTCGTTACGGCCTGAGCCGCGCCGCGGAAATCAGCCAAGAAGTCCTTAACTACGCACACCACAAGCCAATTGACCGCCAACCAGTAATGCTGGCGGAAGTGATTGATCAGGCGTTATCACTCAATCATTACCGCTTAGAAGGTTTTGACTTGCTGGTGAATGTCGACCGCCAACTGAAGATTTTTGGCGATGCCGGGTTACTGGAAGAGGTGTTCAGTAATCTTATCGGCAACAGTGTCGATGCCAGCCAGACTCACAAATCACTGCGCATTCAGGGGTTTCAGAATAAGCTCAACGCCATTCTGACTTTTACGGATTGCGGTGGTGGCATGCCTGAATCTCTGCTTTCCAAAGCGACTCAGCCCTTTTTTACCACCAAGCCCAAAGGGGAAGGCACGGGGATGGGGCTGGCGCTGTGCAAACAAATCATTACGCAACACAACGGCGAACTGTTACTTTATAACCACGATAATGGACTCACAGTCGAAGTTCGCATCCCGAGGAAAATGCAATGA
- a CDS encoding methyl-accepting chemotaxis protein, translating to MLSAQQRIGLSLTACAILALAGGLWLGIESAALIILTTAVVLLLQRAGQTAVSSHSLMKEADAVAPLIAAELNNNAVSAANVSYAIDVVKAQTSRQVASIHTIADTSNAITETLAVTATSVQSALEATQTMRDTSEEGRGELESAIAGMQQISAQTATSVAQIQTLDQQVHRIKTVAEVIENIAAQTNLLALNAAIEAARAGESGRGFAVVADEVRSLAERTSRSTDEVSGIVQQIFDETQEVTATITALSDKVEQGVTRVESVNQRLHSIAHQSQEVESQMSGISQDVIANEHSLRQIAESIEHIQRELSDSDNELSDLQSEAEQLMQIAEHSNAVLVEHFEESIHRPFYDLAAGLAKAVGERFEADIASGKIAEQALFDRQHKPIANTSPAKYHTAFDQYCDAVLPELQEPIIKQRREMVYAIATDDHGYVPTHNNQFCQTLTGDPKVDMARNRTKRIFGDRVGLRCGKHTHTMLLQTYKRDTGEVMHDISVPIMVNGRHWGGMRLGYYPPQ from the coding sequence ATGCTATCCGCTCAACAACGTATTGGCTTGAGCCTCACTGCCTGCGCTATTTTGGCATTGGCAGGCGGCCTCTGGCTTGGTATTGAAAGTGCCGCACTGATTATTCTCACCACTGCTGTCGTGCTGCTATTGCAGCGCGCCGGGCAAACCGCTGTGTCTTCGCACTCACTCATGAAAGAGGCAGACGCTGTGGCACCGTTGATTGCCGCAGAACTCAACAACAACGCCGTCAGCGCGGCCAATGTGTCCTACGCAATTGATGTGGTGAAAGCGCAAACCTCGCGCCAAGTCGCCTCCATTCACACTATTGCTGACACCTCGAATGCGATTACCGAAACGCTCGCCGTGACGGCCACCAGCGTGCAATCTGCGCTGGAAGCCACTCAGACTATGCGCGATACCAGCGAGGAAGGCCGCGGCGAGCTGGAATCGGCCATTGCAGGCATGCAACAGATTAGTGCGCAAACAGCCACGTCTGTAGCTCAAATCCAGACGCTGGATCAGCAAGTCCACCGCATCAAAACCGTCGCCGAAGTGATTGAAAATATTGCGGCGCAAACGAATCTACTGGCGCTCAATGCCGCCATTGAAGCGGCGCGCGCAGGCGAAAGTGGCCGTGGGTTTGCGGTGGTGGCGGATGAAGTTCGCAGCCTTGCCGAACGCACTTCGCGCAGCACCGATGAAGTATCCGGCATTGTGCAACAAATTTTTGATGAGACGCAGGAAGTGACGGCCACCATCACCGCGCTGTCCGATAAAGTCGAACAAGGCGTAACTCGGGTTGAAAGCGTCAATCAGCGGCTGCACAGCATCGCCCACCAATCGCAGGAAGTGGAGTCACAAATGAGCGGCATCAGTCAGGATGTGATTGCCAACGAACACAGCCTACGCCAGATTGCTGAATCTATTGAACATATTCAGCGCGAATTGTCCGACAGCGACAACGAGCTGTCTGATTTACAAAGCGAAGCTGAGCAATTGATGCAGATTGCGGAACACAGTAATGCGGTGTTGGTGGAACACTTTGAAGAGAGCATTCACCGTCCGTTTTACGATTTAGCCGCCGGACTGGCGAAGGCGGTAGGCGAGCGTTTTGAAGCCGATATCGCATCAGGCAAGATTGCCGAACAAGCTTTGTTTGATCGTCAGCACAAGCCTATTGCCAATACCTCGCCGGCCAAGTATCACACCGCGTTTGATCAATATTGCGATGCCGTATTGCCTGAACTGCAAGAGCCGATCATCAAACAGCGCCGCGAAATGGTGTACGCGATCGCCACCGACGATCACGGTTACGTACCGACCCACAATAATCAGTTCTGTCAGACTTTGACGGGCGATCCTAAAGTGGACATGGCCAGAAACCGCACCAAACGGATTTTTGGTGACCGCGTCGGTCTGCGCTGCGGCAAGCATACTCACACCATGTTGCTGCAGACTTATAAACGCGATACAGGCGAAGTGATGCATGACATTTCTGTGCCTATAATGGTTAACGGACGACATTGGGGCGGCATGCGCCTTGGTTACTATCCGCCGCAATGA
- a CDS encoding DUF1852 domain-containing protein, translating into MNTGFKFTINSVVFDENYHPSDSTRITTNFANLARGESRQSNLRNALKMIDNRFNALANWDNATGDRYSVELEIISVDLDIEGSGQTFPSIEILKTNILDHKTNERIEGIVGNNFSSYVRDYDFSVLLLEHNKNQAKFSIPEGFGDLHGKLFKTFVDSSTYKEAFAKPPVICLSVSDSKVYDRAENYHPILGYEYLPNESSLTEQYFKKMGLQVRYFMPANSAAPFAFFFFGDLLNDYTNLELISTISTMETFQKIYRPEIYNANSSAGKRYQPNLKNLDHSITQIVYDRAERSQLAVEQGKFAQEHFIKPYQTILEQWSANTPL; encoded by the coding sequence ATGAATACAGGCTTTAAATTTACGATTAACAGTGTGGTCTTTGATGAGAATTATCATCCTTCTGATAGCACCCGCATTACCACGAACTTCGCCAACCTAGCGCGCGGCGAAAGCCGCCAGTCGAACCTGCGCAATGCGCTGAAAATGATTGATAACCGTTTCAACGCGCTGGCGAACTGGGACAACGCCACCGGCGATCGTTACTCTGTTGAGCTGGAAATCATCTCGGTGGATTTGGATATCGAAGGCAGCGGCCAAACATTCCCATCGATTGAGATCCTGAAAACCAACATCCTTGACCACAAAACCAACGAACGCATTGAAGGCATTGTTGGCAATAACTTCTCCTCTTACGTGCGTGATTATGACTTCAGCGTATTGCTGCTGGAGCACAACAAGAACCAAGCGAAATTTTCGATTCCAGAAGGCTTTGGCGACCTGCACGGCAAGCTCTTCAAAACCTTTGTGGATTCCTCAACCTACAAAGAAGCGTTTGCTAAGCCGCCGGTGATTTGCTTGAGTGTGTCAGACAGCAAAGTCTACGATCGCGCGGAAAATTACCATCCGATTCTGGGCTATGAATACCTGCCGAATGAGTCGTCACTGACCGAGCAATACTTCAAAAAAATGGGTTTGCAGGTGCGATACTTCATGCCCGCGAATAGCGCCGCGCCTTTTGCGTTCTTCTTCTTTGGCGATCTGCTGAATGATTACACCAATCTGGAGCTGATCAGCACCATCAGCACTATGGAGACGTTCCAAAAGATCTATCGCCCGGAGATCTACAATGCGAACTCGTCGGCAGGAAAACGCTACCAGCCGAACTTAAAGAACCTCGATCATTCCATTACCCAAATCGTGTATGACCGTGCAGAGCGTAGCCAGTTAGCGGTTGAACAAGGGAAGTTTGCGCAAGAGCACTTTATCAAGCCTTATCAAACCATTCTTGAACAGTGGTCTGCCAACACACCTTTGTAA
- a CDS encoding methionine synthase, translating into MKKLLPTSTSGSLPKPTWLAQPETLWSPWKLQGQELTDGKHDALRVSLQEQQQAEIDIVSDGEQTRQHFVTTFIEHLSGVDFENRKTVTIRNRYEASVPTVVGPVSRQKSVFVEDAKFLRQQTDKPIKWALPGPMTMIDTLYDDHYKSREKLAWEFAKILNEEAKELEAAGVDIIQFDEPAFNVFFDDVNEWGIAALERAIEGLKCETAVHICYGYGIKANTDWKKTLGNEWRQYEAVFPKLQQSNIDIISLECHNSRVPIELLELVRGKKVMVGAIDVATNTIETPEEVADTLRKALQFVDADKLYPCTNCGMAPLSRDVARGKLSALSAGAEIIRQEILAKS; encoded by the coding sequence ATGAAAAAACTATTACCAACTTCAACCTCTGGCAGCCTACCGAAACCAACGTGGCTTGCTCAACCGGAAACCCTTTGGTCGCCTTGGAAACTGCAAGGTCAGGAACTCACCGACGGTAAGCACGACGCACTGCGTGTGTCACTGCAAGAGCAGCAACAGGCGGAAATTGATATCGTCAGCGATGGAGAGCAGACGCGCCAACACTTTGTGACCACCTTCATTGAGCACCTGAGCGGCGTTGATTTTGAGAACCGCAAAACGGTCACGATTCGTAATCGCTATGAAGCGAGTGTGCCAACCGTGGTGGGACCGGTGTCACGTCAGAAATCGGTGTTTGTCGAAGATGCGAAGTTCCTGCGTCAGCAAACCGACAAGCCGATCAAATGGGCGCTGCCCGGGCCGATGACCATGATCGACACCCTTTACGATGATCACTACAAGAGCCGCGAAAAACTGGCGTGGGAATTTGCCAAAATTCTGAATGAAGAAGCGAAAGAGCTGGAAGCGGCAGGTGTGGACATCATTCAGTTCGATGAACCTGCGTTTAACGTCTTCTTTGATGACGTGAACGAGTGGGGCATTGCGGCGCTGGAGCGTGCGATCGAAGGCCTGAAATGCGAAACCGCGGTCCATATCTGTTACGGCTACGGCATCAAAGCCAACACGGATTGGAAAAAGACGCTCGGGAATGAATGGCGTCAATACGAGGCCGTGTTCCCGAAATTGCAGCAATCGAACATCGATATCATTTCGCTCGAATGTCACAATTCACGTGTGCCCATTGAACTGCTGGAACTGGTGCGCGGCAAGAAAGTGATGGTGGGTGCCATTGACGTGGCGACCAACACGATTGAAACCCCTGAAGAAGTGGCCGACACGCTGCGCAAAGCGCTGCAATTTGTCGATGCAGATAAGCTTTACCCATGCACCAACTGCGGTATGGCGCCTTTGTCACGCGACGTTGCTCGCGGCAAGTTAAGCGCACTTAGCGCTGGCGCAGAAATCATTCGCCAAGAGATTTTGGCTAAATCATAA
- a CDS encoding putative transporter, translated as MSDIALSISILALVAVLGLWIGNWRVYGVGLGIGGVLFGGILVGHFTGAWGVKLNYETLHFIQEFGLILFVYTIGIQVGPGFFSSLRSSGLKLNGFAALIVLLGCAVTVALYYVFDVPLPVILGVFSGAVTNTPSLGAGQQILTELGEQSNLLDLTGMGYAIAYPFGICGILLTMWLLRMIFRVNVNNEAEEFETHNGHKKESLHTINVAIKNPNLNGLLLKDIPALSEGDIVCSRLKRGEQLHVPKPDSRVEVNDLLHLVGDKKALEKARLVIGEEVDASLSTRGTELRVQRLVVTNEIVLGKKLRDLDLKEKYDVVVSRLNRAGIELVPTSNSTLQFGDILNLVGRQEAIEAVSGMVGNAHQKLQQVQMLPVFVGIGLGVLLGSIPFYLPGFPAAIKLGLAGGPLIVALILARIGSIGKMYWFMPPSANLALREIGIVLFLAVVGLKSGGNFVETLVQGDGVSWMGYGVLITAIPLITVGILARVLGHINYLTICGMLAGSMTDPPALAFANAIHEESGASALAYATVYPLVMCLRILSPQILALILWSM; from the coding sequence ATGAGTGATATCGCGCTCTCTATCAGCATCCTCGCGCTGGTAGCGGTGTTGGGTCTGTGGATTGGGAATTGGCGTGTTTATGGCGTCGGTTTGGGGATCGGCGGAGTGCTGTTTGGCGGCATTCTGGTTGGTCACTTCACCGGTGCCTGGGGCGTCAAACTCAACTACGAAACCCTTCACTTCATTCAGGAGTTTGGCCTCATTCTGTTTGTTTACACCATCGGAATACAGGTCGGCCCCGGTTTTTTTTCTTCATTGAGAAGTTCAGGGCTCAAACTCAACGGCTTTGCGGCCCTTATCGTTCTGCTCGGTTGTGCAGTAACCGTCGCGCTTTACTATGTGTTTGATGTCCCACTGCCCGTCATTCTCGGCGTCTTTTCCGGTGCGGTGACCAATACGCCATCGCTCGGTGCAGGACAGCAAATCCTGACCGAACTGGGCGAGCAGAGCAACCTGCTGGATCTCACTGGTATGGGTTACGCCATCGCCTATCCGTTCGGTATTTGCGGCATTCTGCTCACGATGTGGCTGCTGCGCATGATTTTCCGCGTCAACGTCAACAACGAAGCCGAGGAGTTTGAAACCCACAACGGCCACAAAAAAGAGAGCCTGCACACCATTAACGTTGCGATCAAAAACCCCAACTTAAACGGTTTGCTGCTGAAAGACATTCCTGCGCTTAGCGAAGGCGATATTGTTTGCTCCCGCCTCAAACGCGGTGAACAGCTTCATGTGCCAAAACCCGATTCCCGGGTCGAAGTGAACGATCTGCTGCATTTGGTCGGCGACAAAAAAGCGCTGGAAAAAGCCCGTCTGGTGATTGGGGAAGAAGTCGATGCTTCACTGTCTACCCGTGGCACCGAACTGCGCGTGCAGCGTTTAGTGGTGACCAATGAAATTGTGCTGGGTAAAAAGCTGCGCGATCTGGATTTGAAAGAGAAGTACGACGTCGTCGTGTCACGCTTAAACCGTGCGGGTATCGAGCTGGTTCCCACCAGCAATTCAACTCTGCAATTTGGTGACATTCTCAATCTGGTTGGTCGTCAGGAAGCGATTGAAGCCGTGAGTGGCATGGTGGGTAACGCGCACCAAAAGCTGCAACAGGTGCAAATGCTGCCAGTGTTCGTCGGTATCGGTTTAGGTGTCTTGCTGGGCTCGATTCCGTTCTATCTGCCGGGCTTTCCTGCCGCGATTAAACTTGGTTTAGCGGGCGGCCCGCTGATTGTCGCGTTGATCCTCGCCCGTATTGGCAGCATCGGTAAGATGTACTGGTTTATGCCACCAAGCGCCAACTTAGCGCTGCGTGAAATCGGTATCGTGCTATTTCTGGCCGTGGTCGGGCTTAAATCCGGCGGGAACTTTGTCGAAACGCTGGTGCAAGGTGACGGCGTGAGTTGGATGGGTTACGGCGTGTTGATCACCGCGATTCCGCTCATCACGGTCGGCATTCTGGCTCGCGTCCTCGGCCACATTAACTACCTGACTATCTGCGGCATGCTGGCCGGTTCTATGACCGATCCACCAGCGCTGGCTTTTGCCAACGCCATTCACGAAGAGAGCGGTGCTTCTGCCCTCGCCTACGCCACGGTCTATCCACTGGTGATGTGTTTAAGGATCCTCTCGCCGCAAATCCTGGCGCTGATCCTGTGGAGTATGTAG
- the catB gene encoding type B chloramphenicol O-acetyltransferase: protein MSNYFDSPFSSKPLTEQVTNPNIHVGRHSYYSGYYHGHSFDDCVRYLNPDRDDVDRLIIGAFCSIGSGAVFMMAGNQGHRTDWISTFPFFYMENEHFTDAADGFVRSGDTVIGNDVWIGSEAMIMAGVTIGDGAVIASRAVVTKDVAPYEIVGSNPAKHIRFRFEPEQIEKLLELQWWHWRDSQLKGAMKLLTSGDIDGLYQYWRSKIRNH from the coding sequence GTGAGCAACTACTTTGACAGCCCGTTTTCAAGCAAACCGTTAACCGAGCAGGTGACCAATCCCAATATTCACGTTGGCCGCCACAGTTACTATTCCGGTTATTATCACGGCCACAGTTTCGACGATTGCGTCCGCTACCTGAACCCTGATCGCGATGATGTGGATCGGCTGATCATCGGCGCGTTCTGCTCCATCGGTTCTGGTGCGGTATTCATGATGGCGGGCAATCAGGGCCACCGCACAGACTGGATCAGTACGTTTCCGTTTTTCTATATGGAAAACGAACATTTCACCGATGCCGCTGATGGCTTTGTCCGCTCGGGTGATACCGTGATAGGCAATGATGTGTGGATCGGTTCAGAAGCAATGATCATGGCCGGTGTCACCATTGGTGATGGTGCCGTCATTGCCAGCCGGGCGGTGGTGACCAAAGATGTCGCGCCGTATGAAATAGTCGGTTCAAACCCAGCCAAACACATTCGCTTTCGTTTTGAGCCCGAGCAAATCGAAAAGTTACTGGAACTGCAGTGGTGGCACTGGCGTGATTCACAGCTTAAAGGGGCGATGAAACTGCTGACCTCCGGCGATATCGATGGGTTGTATCAATACTGGCGAAGCAAAATCCGTAATCATTAA